A genome region from Sphaeramia orbicularis chromosome 19, fSphaOr1.1, whole genome shotgun sequence includes the following:
- the ormdl3 gene encoding ORM1-like protein 3 — MNVGTAHSEVNPNTRVMNSRGIWLSYILGIGLLHVILLSIPFASVPVVWTLTNLIHNLCMYLLLHTVKGTPFETPDQGKARLLTHWEQMDYGVQFTASRKFLTITPIVLYILTSFYTKYDRAHFVVNTVSLLTVLIPKLPQLHGVRIFGINKY; from the exons ATGAATGTGGGCACAGCACACAGCGAGGTGAACCCCAACACCCGGGTGATGAACAGTAGAGGGATCTGGCTCTCCTACATCCTTGGAATCGGTCTGCTGCACGTCATACTGCTCAGCATTCCCTTCGCCAGCGTACCAGTGGTCTGGACCCTCACCAACCTCATCCATAATTTG TGCATGTACCTCCTGCTTCACACAGTCAAAGGGACGCCGTTTGAGACCCCGGATCAAGGCAAAGCCCGGCTCCTCACACACTGGGAGCAAATGGACTATGGTGTGCAGTTTACTGCTTCGCGGAAGTTCCTCACCATCACACCCATTGTCCT GTACATCCTTACCAGCTTCTACACCAAATACGATCGGGCCCATTTTGTGGTCAACACTGTTTCCTTGCTCACTGTGCTCATCCCCAAGCTGCCTCAGCTGCACGGTGTGAGGATCTTTGGGATTAACAAGTACTGA